One Trachemys scripta elegans isolate TJP31775 chromosome 4, CAS_Tse_1.0, whole genome shotgun sequence genomic region harbors:
- the LOC117876615 gene encoding serine protease 33-like → MGRLRSPLALALLAMTLLQGCGQPRISGRIVGGGDAPRGRWPWQVSIQHNGHHFCGGSLVSAQWVVSAAHCFQLSDLVSSYRVNLGEYQLSYPSRCRISSPVSQIFVHPNYSSTWKSADIALLQLTEPVRYTNEILPVCLPGPSDSFPDNHVCWVTGWGRIDSEVSLPPPKTLQEVQVQLIDTAACNTLYNINPAPNIGRDRVKPDMICAGYAEGQRDSCQGDSGGPLACDHNGTWFLMGIVSWGEGCGQPNHPGVYVRTVAYDEWIWEHIGSGSQASTMGNCTSGTNDARPSFSSFMLLFITTLLMSL, encoded by the exons ATGGGGCGTCTCCGCTCCCCACTGGCCCTAGCACTGCTGGCGATGAccctgctgcagg GGTGCGGCCAGCCCAGGATCTCCGGCCGGATTGTGGGGGGTGGAGATGCCCCAAGGGGCCGGTGGCCGTGGCAGGTCAGCATCCAGCACAATGGACACCACTTCTGTGGTGGGTCCCTCGTCTCAGCCCAGTGGGTTGTGTCAGCAGCTCACTGCTTCCAATT ATCTGACCTTGTCTCTTCCTATCGTGTGAACTTGGGGGAGTACCAGCTCTCCTATCCCTCCCGGTGCCGGATCTCATCCCCCGTGAGCCAGATCTTTGTCCATCCCAACTACAGCAGCACGTGGAAGTCTGCCGACATCGCCCTACTGCAGCTGACAGAGCCAGTGCGATACACCAATGAAATTCTCCCCGTCTGCTTGCCGGGCCCCTCCGACTCCTTCCCTGACAACCACGTGTGCTGGGTCACTGGTTGGGGAAGAATAGACTCTGAGG TCTCTCTTCCACCCCCTAAGACACTGCAGGAGGTTCAGGTCCAGCTGATCGACACTGCAGCCTGCAACACCCTCTACAACATCAACCCAGCCCCGAACATCGGCAGGGATCGCGTCAAACCTGATATGATCTGTGCCGGCTACGCTGAAGGGCAGAGGGACTCCTGCCAG GGTGATTCTGGGGGGCCGCTGGCATGTGACCACAATGGGACCTGGTTCCTGATGGGCATCGTGAGTTGGGGGGAAGGCTGTGGCCAGCCCAATCATCCTGGTGTCTATGTCCGGACGGTGGCCTATGACGAATGGATATGGGAGCACATTGGCTCCGGGAGCCAAGCCAGCACCATGGGGAACTGCACCTCAGGGACAAATGATGCCAGACCCTCCTTCAGCAGCTTCATGCTTCTCTTCATCACCACTCTCCTGATGTCACTGTAA